The DNA segment CGAAGAGGCGGACTTCGACATGCGCGGGCTTATCGAGGGGCTGCGTCTTGCCGATCCGGTCGGAGCCATGCACACGGTATCGCATGATCTGAGCCTGAACGCCGAACTCGCCTTGGAACAGGGCGGAACCACCACCGCATGGCAGATGCAGGTGCGGTTGCGGGCCGCAGTATATGCGGTAGCGGCGATCGTGCTCGGCACCGACACCGCGGGCGAACCGGCATGGGAGGACCGCCAGACGCGCAATATCATGGCCATGTGGGGGCAGGCGCTCTCCGATACTGCTGCGATCCGCCACGCCAGCGCAGGCGAGCGTCTCGCCATGCGCGATGAGGCCGGGCGCATCGAATGGCTGCTCAAATGGCAGCTGTTGGAAAAGATGCGGCGCAGGCTCGGCAACGCCGCATGGAACGATCCACGATTGGCGGCCATCGACCTGAGCTGGGCGGCGCTCGATCCGGTTCGCTCCATCTACACCAAGGTCGAATCGCAAACCGAACGCATGGTCACCGACCAGCAGCTCGACCAAGCCGCATCCGCGGCGCCGCAGACCACGCGTGCCTGGCTGCGTGCCGAACTCGTGAGGCGTTTCCCTGCCGAGATCGTGGCGGCCAGTTGGTCGCATATCACCGTGCGTACGGCGGATTCGCTGCGTAACGAGCTTGATGCGACATATGGCAATGCCTCGGCCGCGCAGTCCACGGGGTTCAGGCAATGTGATCTGGTTTCCCTCGACATGTCCGATCCGCTGCGCTTTACGCAGGCTGAAACCGCGCAGCTGCTGGAACAGGCGAATAGCGCGGCTCAGGCGCTCGATGCAATCGCCGGGCGTAGTTAGAATGAGACACTATGACACAAGAGAATCTACGAGAACTGGCGATGAAGGTCGTCGAGGCGGTTAAGGCCGCCGGAGTCCATGCGTTGCAGGATCAGTTGAATTCACACGGCACCGTCCCCACGCGAGGTGAGGACGGTCGGTGTTTCGTCGGAGACGTCGACGGGCGTTTGCTGCGGTATGTTTCCGGCAGGCTTGCGGATATCGAGCATTTCGACGGTTTCTGGCAGACGCGCCCGGCGGAGAGCCGTCCGTGGCAGCGCTATTGGTGCGTCGGCAAACTTGACGGCGCGATCAACTACCTGCGCAATATGAGCGAATGGGCCATCACCGTCTCCCTGTTCGAATTCAACGAGTTCGGCTCGGCCCAGCCGATTCTCGGTATCGTCCATGCGCCGGCGTTGGGGGAGACCTATGTGGCGGTGCGTGGCGGTGGCGCGGTGCGCATTCGTAACACCCAACTGGGCGAGAAGCGCGAGAAGGTCGTTCCCTCCGTCACCCCCACACTGGATGGTGCCGTAGTGAGCTTCGGCATGTCCTATATGCCCGGCGAATCGAATCGTGCACTGGGCACGGTGGGCGCGTTGGCCGATCACCATCCCGCCGACGTCAAGCGTGTCGGCCCCGCATCGCTTGATTTGTGCAAGGTTGCCGACGGCACCTATGACGCGTACTTCGAGCCGGAACTTCATGAATGGGACGTGCCGGCCATTTCCGCCGCCGCAGTGGTGGTATGGGAGGCACAGGGGGCGTTGCACCGTTGGGACGGCGGCGACATCCACTGGCGTCAGAACAACGACATCGTATGCACCAACGGCCTGATCGACCGCGAACTCAAGCCCATTCTCATCCAACAGCAAGGAGCGTGACGATTATGCCTCAGCAATTCCAGCAGCAGCGGCAGGAAGCCAGCCGGTCCGCCGACGAGGAGCAGACGGCGGCAAGCGTCGATGCCCAGCAGAATGAGGATTTCGACGTACTCGATTCCGTGCTGGACGATATCGCCTCGACGTTGGAGACCAGCGCCGAAGACTATGTTTCCAGCTTTGTGCAAAAAGGCGGCGAATAATGCCTCAGCTGCGTGACAGCAGCACCCGCGCCATGCATGCCGATACGGGAATGCGTAATGATTTCGGCCGTATCTTCGGTATCGAAACCGAATACGGCGTATCCGTCACCGGCGCCGATCATGCCGTGGATGCGGGGCAGGTGGCCATGACGATGTTCCAGCCGGTTGTGTCGAAGGCGCGTTCCACCAACACATATCTGACCAATGGGTCGCGGCTGTATCTGGATGTAGGCTCCCACCCCGAATATGCCACTGCCGAAGCGCTCGATCCCAAGGATGCGTTGCTGCAGGATCTGGCAGGGGAGCGCATTATGCGGCATCTGGCCGGCGGGGCGCAGCAGCGTCTGCGTGCCGGCCATGGTGATCGCGCCACGATCCATGTGTTCAAGAACAACGTCGATTCCGCGGGGCATGCGTTCGGCTGCCATGAGAATTATCTGGTACGCCGATTCGTCAAGCTTGAACTGATCGAGGATCAGCTGTTGCCCTTCCTCATCACCCGGCAGTTGTATACGGGGGCCGGCAGGTTCGCCGAGTCGGGCTTTCAGATCACGCAACGCGCCGATTTCCTTGATGAGGCTGTCTCGTCCGCCACGACGCGTGCACGTCCGATGATCAACACGCGGGATGAGGCGCATGCCGATCCCGAATCCTACCGTCGTCTTCATGTGATTATTGGCGATTCCAATCGTTCCCAGTGGGCAACGTGGGTGAAGCTCGCCACCACGCATCTGGTGCTATGCGTTATCGAGGATGCGGTACGCCGCGGTGTTCCTTCCGGGTTCGAGGGGCTTGCTCTGGCGGATGCCGCGGCGGCGAATCGTACGGTGAGTCGTTTTCTTGACGATCGTCAGGCATGCCTTACGGTAGGCGGTGGCAATGAGTCGAACGGCGATGAATCGCAGCTTACGGCGTTGCAGATTCAGCGGCGGTATTTCGACGTGGTTGAAGCGTTTGTGCGCAATCATGGCGAGAGTATCGCAGCAGGCCTGCCGCAGACATCGCCAGAAGAGGTTCTTGACGCCTGGCAGTGGGCGTTGAACGCATTGGAGCAGGGGAATATCGCCGTGTTGGCGGATCGTGTGGACTGGGCGATGAAATATCGTCTTGCCCAGGCCATGCGTCGCCGTGACCCGCGGATTTCGCATGCCGGCTTGCAACGGCTTGAATTGGAATACCATGATGTGGCCAACGGGCGGTTGTATGATTCGCTTGTCGCCCACGGGCAGCTGCGTGAGATCGTCGAACGGCGGCGTGCCGATCAGGCCGTCGACCGTGCTCCGCAGGGCACCCGCGCCGCGTTGCGTGGAATGTTCATCGACGCCGCGCAACGGGCGAACGCGCAGTATTCCTGTGATTGGACCACGTTCACGCTGACCAGTCCCGTACGGCGCGAAGCGGTGCTGCTTGACCCCTTCAGCACAGCTCCCACGCCGGATTTCAAGGCATTGATGGCCGCATTGCCCGTCGATGAATAGGAGTCCGCAGTTCGGGAACGGCACTGTTAGGGCGGATAAGTGAATGCACGAGCATAACCAAGAAAGCCCCGACCATCAGTGGTCGGGGCTTTCCGTATATGCAGCTATATGCGCTGAGAGATCACTTCTCGGTGACGGCCTTCTTCAGCAGGGAGCCAGCGGAGATACGCACGCCGTAGGTGGCCGGGATCTCGATGGTCTCGCCGGTGCGCGGGTTGCGGCCGGTACGAGCGGCACGCTTGACACGCTCAGCGGAGAACAGACCGGTCAGCTTCAGGCCTTCGCCGGACTTCATAGCCTCGACGAACACATCCTGGAAAGCATTGACGGCAGCTTCAGCCTGAGCCTTGGTCA comes from the Bifidobacterium angulatum DSM 20098 = JCM 7096 genome and includes:
- the dop gene encoding depupylase/deamidase Dop; its protein translation is MSVLRVMGTETEYAVSQAGTSHYQPVQLSFDVVGAAASAEQRHIRWDYRQEDPVNDARGTRLDRAAARPDMLTDAPQLNITNVIAPNGGRIYVDHAHPEYSAPETIDPFETVAYDHAGDRLMLAAARQASHITGHTVVLHRNNVDGKGASWGTHENYMMRRSVPFDDVAGLMTAHFVSRQIWAGSGRVGIGEHSETAGYQLSQRADYIHAKIGLQTTFDRPIINTRDESHSTGEYRRLHVIVGDANRMETPQALKLGATSMLLWALEHAEEADFDMRGLIEGLRLADPVGAMHTVSHDLSLNAELALEQGGTTTAWQMQVRLRAAVYAVAAIVLGTDTAGEPAWEDRQTRNIMAMWGQALSDTAAIRHASAGERLAMRDEAGRIEWLLKWQLLEKMRRRLGNAAWNDPRLAAIDLSWAALDPVRSIYTKVESQTERMVTDQQLDQAASAAPQTTRAWLRAELVRRFPAEIVAASWSHITVRTADSLRNELDATYGNASAAQSTGFRQCDLVSLDMSDPLRFTQAETAQLLEQANSAAQALDAIAGRS
- a CDS encoding inositol monophosphatase family protein → MTQENLRELAMKVVEAVKAAGVHALQDQLNSHGTVPTRGEDGRCFVGDVDGRLLRYVSGRLADIEHFDGFWQTRPAESRPWQRYWCVGKLDGAINYLRNMSEWAITVSLFEFNEFGSAQPILGIVHAPALGETYVAVRGGGAVRIRNTQLGEKREKVVPSVTPTLDGAVVSFGMSYMPGESNRALGTVGALADHHPADVKRVGPASLDLCKVADGTYDAYFEPELHEWDVPAISAAAVVVWEAQGALHRWDGGDIHWRQNNDIVCTNGLIDRELKPILIQQQGA
- a CDS encoding ubiquitin-like protein Pup, which translates into the protein MTIMPQQFQQQRQEASRSADEEQTAASVDAQQNEDFDVLDSVLDDIASTLETSAEDYVSSFVQKGGE
- the pafA gene encoding Pup--protein ligase yields the protein MPQLRDSSTRAMHADTGMRNDFGRIFGIETEYGVSVTGADHAVDAGQVAMTMFQPVVSKARSTNTYLTNGSRLYLDVGSHPEYATAEALDPKDALLQDLAGERIMRHLAGGAQQRLRAGHGDRATIHVFKNNVDSAGHAFGCHENYLVRRFVKLELIEDQLLPFLITRQLYTGAGRFAESGFQITQRADFLDEAVSSATTRARPMINTRDEAHADPESYRRLHVIIGDSNRSQWATWVKLATTHLVLCVIEDAVRRGVPSGFEGLALADAAAANRTVSRFLDDRQACLTVGGGNESNGDESQLTALQIQRRYFDVVEAFVRNHGESIAAGLPQTSPEEVLDAWQWALNALEQGNIAVLADRVDWAMKYRLAQAMRRRDPRISHAGLQRLELEYHDVANGRLYDSLVAHGQLREIVERRRADQAVDRAPQGTRAALRGMFIDAAQRANAQYSCDWTTFTLTSPVRREAVLLDPFSTAPTPDFKALMAALPVDE
- a CDS encoding HU family DNA-binding protein; the encoded protein is MAYNKSDLVSKIAQKSNLTKAQAEAAVNAFQDVFVEAMKSGEGLKLTGLFSAERVKRAARTGRNPRTGETIEIPATYGVRISAGSLLKKAVTEK